In Mytilus trossulus isolate FHL-02 chromosome 6, PNRI_Mtr1.1.1.hap1, whole genome shotgun sequence, a single window of DNA contains:
- the LOC134722068 gene encoding uncharacterized protein LOC134722068, with amino-acid sequence MLNMFILFLMIASANAIGWPSGRYSLPKSKSGCPHGWSDGCRYQDNEDTHNINSVTPSDPDHHFYGFFGRNTRMCYCTKTTYSGSGSWPSGNYCIARYGGSCPSGFSNGSIYWDDEDNANANSKWGVLPDGEYGRNTQIQYCCRSDGSTYSSINLPTSDPFYLYKYTSTCQRVRGMTVQQESVKMDDEDNQNNSSDDGTHPSKSDTTKVDYCYYS; translated from the exons ATGTTGAACATGTTTATTCTATTCTTGATGATTGCATCTGCTAATGCAa TTGGTTGGCCAAGTGGAAGATACTCGCTTCCGAAATCAAAATCAGGATGCCCACATGGATGGTCAGATGGATGCAGGTACCAGGACAATGAAGATACACATAATATCAACTCTGTTACCCCATCAGATCCGGACCATCATTTCTATG GTTTTTTTGGTAGAAACACAAGAATGTGTTACTGTACAAAAACGACTTATAGCGGATCAGGTTCCTGGCCAAGTGGAAATTATTGTATTGCGAGATATGGTGGTTCGTGTCCTTCAG GATTTTCTAATGGATCAATCTACTGGGACGACGAGGACAACGCAAATGCCAACTCAAAATGGGGTGTACTCCCAGATGGGGAATACGGCAGAAACACTCAAATACAGTACTGTTGCAG GTCTGATGGATCAACATACAGTAGCATTAACCTCCCAACAAGTGATCCTTTCTATCTGTACAAGTATACATCGACATGCCAGCGTGTACGTGGAATGACCGTCCAACAAGAATCTGTGAAGATGGATGACGAGGATAACCAGAACAACAGCAGTGATGATGGAACTCATCCAAGTAAATCTGACACAACCAAAGTAGACTACTGTTACTATTCGTAG